Proteins encoded in a region of the Elusimicrobiota bacterium genome:
- the gph_3 gene encoding Phosphoglycolate phosphatase, which produces MKDLKTILFDLDGTLIDSQADLAHSVNYALDVVGKSRKSHSEIVPYVGNGLRTLMSQVMGSASEHDLETSILAFSSHYAEHCVDHTVLYSGVKDVFEKWQKNFLLGVVTNKPERFAKKILAYLGVAEKMSVIIGGDTTPEKKPHPAPVLKALQDLGKTANQCLMVGDGSQDIKAGKAAGVLTCLVRYGFGYTEDTEKLKPDFVIDRFDQLKEIVLWQQH; this is translated from the coding sequence ATGAAGGATCTAAAAACCATCTTATTCGATTTGGATGGAACACTCATCGACTCTCAAGCGGACCTGGCCCATTCTGTCAATTATGCTTTAGACGTCGTTGGTAAATCACGAAAATCACATAGCGAGATTGTTCCTTATGTGGGTAATGGTTTGCGAACTTTAATGAGTCAAGTGATGGGTTCTGCCAGTGAGCATGATTTGGAAACGTCTATTCTGGCCTTTTCCTCCCATTATGCTGAACATTGTGTCGATCACACTGTTCTCTACTCTGGCGTTAAGGATGTTTTCGAAAAATGGCAGAAGAATTTTTTATTGGGTGTGGTGACCAACAAACCTGAGCGTTTTGCGAAAAAGATTCTCGCTTACTTGGGTGTGGCTGAAAAAATGTCGGTGATAATCGGGGGCGATACAACTCCCGAAAAAAAACCGCATCCGGCTCCGGTTTTAAAAGCCCTTCAGGATTTGGGTAAAACCGCCAATCAATGCTTAATGGTGGGGGATGGTTCTCAAGATATTAAGGCTGGAAAAGCTGCGGGGGTTTTAACTTGTTTGGTTCGGTATGGATTTGGATACACGGAAGATACTGAAAAACTAAAACCTGATTTTGTAATCGATAGATTTGACCAATTAAAGGAGATTGTTTTATGGCAACAACATTAA
- the moeZ gene encoding putative adenylyltransferase/sulfurtransferase MoeZ → MATTLSNEEILRYSRHLILPEVGKPGQEKLKAAKVMLIGSGGLGSPNALYLAAAGIGTIGIIDFDVVDHTNLQRQLLFGTESVGLPKVEGAKRRIQSINPNTIVNTYNEKLSSENVMRIFKDYDLIIDGTDNFPTRYLVNDACVFLGKTNIYGSIFRFEGQATVFKPKVGPCYRCLYPEPPPPGEVPSCAEGGVLGILPGLVGMIQASEAVKYFLGKGESLVGRLLQISVLDMTFRELKIQRDPDCPVCGDNPTIKELVDYEQFCGLGIGLEAPEIQTGMVPEITPQELKKLIDSNGKKVNIIDVREPYEHEISKIDGSKLIPLGQIMDRVNELDSSLEYIVICRSGSRSAKAIQQLQKIGFKKLRNLRGGINAWADIDPTVAKY, encoded by the coding sequence ATGGCAACAACATTAAGTAATGAGGAGATTCTTCGATATTCTAGACATCTTATATTGCCTGAGGTGGGAAAACCGGGACAAGAAAAATTAAAGGCGGCCAAAGTGATGTTGATTGGTTCAGGTGGGCTGGGTTCTCCCAATGCGCTTTATCTTGCGGCAGCCGGGATTGGCACCATTGGAATTATTGATTTTGATGTGGTTGATCACACAAATTTACAACGACAGTTGTTGTTTGGAACTGAATCAGTGGGACTTCCAAAGGTGGAGGGGGCTAAAAGAAGAATTCAATCAATCAACCCGAATACCATCGTCAACACCTACAATGAAAAACTTTCCAGTGAAAATGTGATGAGAATTTTCAAGGATTATGACCTAATCATTGATGGGACTGATAATTTTCCTACGCGCTATTTGGTCAATGATGCCTGTGTGTTTTTAGGAAAAACAAATATTTATGGCAGTATTTTTCGTTTCGAGGGCCAGGCCACTGTATTCAAGCCAAAGGTGGGTCCTTGTTACCGCTGCCTCTATCCGGAGCCACCTCCCCCAGGGGAAGTTCCTTCCTGCGCTGAGGGGGGAGTTCTAGGAATATTGCCCGGATTGGTGGGAATGATTCAAGCTTCTGAGGCCGTAAAATATTTCCTTGGAAAAGGAGAGTCTTTGGTTGGACGTTTGTTGCAAATTTCAGTTCTTGATATGACTTTTCGAGAACTCAAAATTCAGCGAGATCCTGATTGCCCTGTTTGTGGTGACAACCCCACGATAAAGGAATTGGTTGATTATGAGCAGTTCTGTGGACTGGGTATAGGACTTGAGGCCCCAGAGATCCAAACAGGCATGGTTCCAGAAATTACGCCGCAAGAACTCAAAAAATTGATCGATTCCAATGGAAAAAAGGTCAATATCATAGATGTTCGAGAACCCTACGAACATGAGATATCCAAGATTGATGGGTCCAAGTTGATTCCTTTGGGGCAGATCATGGATCGAGTAAATGAGCTTGACTCGAGTCTTGAATACATCGTTATTTGTCGGTCTGGCTCGCGATCGGCCAAAGCCATTCAACAGCTTCAAAAAATTGGGTTTAAAAAACTCAGAAATCTTAGAGGTGGCATCAATGCATGGGCGGATATAGACCCGACTGTGGCAAAATATTAG
- the folE gene encoding GTP cyclohydrolase 1 has protein sequence MSESVMDQDRVLDALKDNIENILKELGENAQREGLLKTPYRVAKSLRDLTAGYTVDIDNLINRAIFNENYNEMVVVKDIRFYSLCEHHLLPFFGTASVAYIPNGKIIGLSKIPKLVEVFAKRLQVQERMTQQIAEMLQSKLSPLGVAVVIEARHLCMEMRGAKSQDSPTITSAMLGAFRENARTREEFLSFIHR, from the coding sequence ATGAGTGAATCTGTGATGGACCAGGATCGGGTATTGGATGCATTGAAAGATAATATTGAGAATATTCTCAAGGAGTTGGGGGAAAATGCTCAAAGAGAAGGTCTTTTAAAAACTCCCTATCGCGTAGCAAAATCTTTAAGAGACCTAACTGCAGGCTATACGGTCGATATCGATAATCTTATCAATCGGGCTATTTTTAACGAAAATTATAACGAGATGGTGGTGGTAAAAGACATAAGATTTTATTCACTTTGTGAACATCATTTGCTGCCCTTTTTTGGAACGGCCAGTGTGGCGTATATTCCAAATGGGAAAATCATAGGACTCTCAAAAATTCCCAAGTTGGTAGAGGTTTTTGCAAAGCGTTTACAGGTTCAAGAAAGGATGACACAACAAATTGCGGAAATGCTTCAGTCAAAGCTATCTCCTTTGGGAGTCGCAGTTGTTATTGAAGCGCGTCATTTGTGTATGGAAATGCGGGGAGCGAAAAGCCAAGATTCTCCCACCATCACAAGTGCCATGTTGGGCGCCTTTCGTGAAAATGCGAGAACCCGCGAAGAGTTTCTTTCTTTTATTCATCGATAA
- the nadA gene encoding Quinolinate synthase A: MTSELTEQIKSKINNLKTKRNAIILAHNYQIPEVQDVADFLGDSLMLSQKAASTEADVIVFCGVHFMAETAAILAPTKTVLIPDPEAGCSLAATITAESLRKWKQEHPGVVVVTYVNSTAEVKAESDYCCTSSNAVKVVESIPKDQEILFAPDMFLGDWVRKQTGRKIHLWPGSCHVHHMIKTEEIVSLKQAHPRAKLIIHPECGCTSSSLTFADKVLSTEGMVRYTKEDAGKEYIVATETGIISRMERNNPEKKFYPANAKAVCEFMKMITLEKVLWSLEDLKYRVTVPKKVAKKARLAIDRMMAVV, translated from the coding sequence ATGACCTCAGAATTAACAGAACAAATTAAATCCAAAATTAATAATTTAAAAACAAAACGGAACGCCATTATTTTGGCGCACAACTACCAAATTCCAGAAGTGCAGGATGTGGCGGATTTCCTTGGAGATTCTCTCATGCTTTCGCAGAAAGCGGCCTCGACAGAAGCGGATGTTATTGTTTTTTGCGGGGTTCATTTCATGGCGGAAACAGCGGCTATTTTGGCCCCCACCAAGACAGTGTTGATTCCCGATCCCGAGGCAGGGTGTTCATTGGCTGCGACAATCACGGCGGAATCCCTTCGGAAATGGAAACAGGAACATCCGGGTGTGGTGGTGGTTACATATGTCAACTCTACGGCGGAAGTCAAGGCGGAGTCGGATTATTGTTGTACCTCCTCCAATGCGGTCAAAGTGGTTGAATCAATTCCAAAAGACCAAGAGATTTTGTTCGCCCCTGATATGTTTTTGGGGGATTGGGTTCGAAAACAGACGGGACGGAAAATTCATTTGTGGCCTGGATCGTGCCACGTGCATCACATGATAAAAACAGAGGAAATTGTATCTTTGAAACAGGCTCATCCACGAGCCAAGTTAATTATTCATCCAGAATGCGGATGTACGTCGTCGTCTTTGACTTTTGCAGACAAAGTGCTTTCAACCGAAGGGATGGTTCGTTACACCAAAGAAGACGCTGGAAAAGAATATATTGTGGCCACAGAAACAGGAATCATCAGTCGTATGGAAAGAAACAATCCGGAGAAAAAGTTTTATCCGGCCAATGCGAAGGCGGTGTGCGAATTCATGAAAATGATCACTTTGGAGAAGGTTCTGTGGTCACTTGAAGATTTGAAGTACAGAGTAACGGTTCCCAAAAAGGTAGCAAAGAAAGCTCGATTGGCCATTGATCGTATGATGGCAGTGGTGTGA
- the pheS gene encoding Phenylalanine--tRNA ligase alpha subunit, producing MDLESIEKDALEDLNQVTAVSDMETVYIKYLGRKEGRLTVILRNLGQLPPEEKKKVGQEANRVRASLEEKFSEKKALLESASLLTHLEKEKVDWSLPGLEFHRGTAHPILNAIREISDIFRKMGFDIAEGPEVETDQFNFTDLNIPENHPARDMHDTFYLEGSRVMRTHTSPVQVRIMRSAQPPIRLISPGRVFRHEATDATHAAIFHQIEGLVVDQHVSFSDLKAVLAHFSEVYFGTQTRVRFLPSYFPFVEPGAQMDVQCFLCQGTQKNSSGQACPLCKATGWIEMLGAGMVHSQVFRNVGIDPEKYSGFAFGMGVERILMTRSQVRDIRYFLESDIRFLRQFK from the coding sequence ATGGATCTTGAGTCGATCGAAAAGGACGCTCTAGAAGACCTGAATCAGGTAACGGCGGTATCCGATATGGAAACCGTTTACATCAAATACCTGGGGCGAAAAGAAGGTCGACTTACTGTCATCCTTCGTAATTTGGGGCAATTACCTCCCGAGGAAAAAAAGAAGGTCGGCCAGGAAGCCAATCGCGTTCGCGCCTCTTTAGAAGAAAAATTTTCAGAGAAAAAGGCATTGCTTGAATCTGCTTCTCTCTTAACTCACCTTGAAAAAGAAAAAGTGGATTGGAGCCTTCCCGGCCTGGAGTTTCACAGAGGGACCGCGCACCCGATCTTAAACGCCATTCGAGAAATATCCGATATTTTTCGAAAAATGGGGTTTGATATTGCTGAAGGGCCTGAGGTGGAAACAGATCAGTTTAATTTCACCGATTTGAATATTCCAGAAAATCACCCGGCTCGAGATATGCATGACACTTTTTATCTTGAAGGTTCTCGGGTGATGCGCACCCACACCTCCCCCGTGCAAGTGCGAATAATGCGTTCAGCCCAACCCCCCATTCGTTTGATTTCTCCTGGACGCGTGTTTCGACATGAAGCCACTGATGCCACACATGCGGCCATCTTTCATCAAATTGAAGGATTGGTGGTTGATCAACACGTTAGTTTCTCTGATTTAAAAGCTGTTCTTGCTCATTTCTCTGAAGTTTACTTCGGAACTCAAACCCGTGTTCGTTTCCTGCCCAGTTACTTTCCTTTTGTGGAACCCGGCGCCCAAATGGATGTCCAATGTTTTCTCTGTCAAGGCACCCAGAAAAACTCATCTGGACAGGCCTGTCCTCTCTGTAAAGCGACTGGATGGATTGAAATGCTGGGAGCCGGAATGGTCCATTCGCAGGTTTTTAGAAATGTGGGGATCGACCCGGAGAAATATTCTGGGTTTGCTTTTGGTATGGGAGTCGAAAGAATACTCATGACCCGATCACAAGTGCGAGATATTCGATATTTTCTGGAATCGGACATTCGATTTTTGAGGCAATTCAAATGA
- the infC gene encoding Translation initiation factor IF-3: MLGVKNIQEALRMSEDAGYDLIEIAPGAVPPVCKLGNFSKFLYEKEKKHKEARKNKGGGQVKEIRIRPKIGEHDLMVKINAIIKFLKEHHKVRLSMVFMGREMEHRDIGEKMLEKIEQHVAEVGVVESRPQMYGNRMISIFVPQSKG; the protein is encoded by the coding sequence ATGTTGGGAGTAAAGAATATTCAGGAAGCGCTCCGAATGTCAGAAGACGCTGGTTATGATCTTATAGAAATAGCCCCTGGTGCGGTACCTCCAGTTTGCAAACTTGGTAATTTTTCGAAATTTCTTTATGAAAAGGAAAAAAAACATAAGGAAGCGAGAAAAAACAAAGGGGGGGGGCAAGTTAAGGAAATTCGCATTCGCCCCAAGATTGGGGAACATGATCTGATGGTAAAGATCAACGCGATAATTAAATTTTTGAAAGAACATCACAAAGTTCGGCTCAGCATGGTTTTTATGGGACGCGAAATGGAACATAGAGACATTGGTGAAAAAATGCTTGAGAAAATAGAGCAACATGTGGCCGAAGTGGGTGTTGTTGAATCAAGACCACAGATGTACGGAAATCGGATGATTTCGATTTTTGTGCCTCAATCCAAAGGATAA
- the rplT gene encoding 50S ribosomal protein L20, whose translation MRVRNVTYTRQRKKKHYRRAKGAYATKKNRWRMVKQHLRRVGIYSYVGRKDRKSDFKTLWIMRINAAARELGGLTYSQMMYGLKTANIEVDRKILADMAVNDPQSFTDLANIAKENQKLAA comes from the coding sequence ATGCGAGTTCGTAACGTTACTTATACCCGTCAAAGAAAGAAAAAACATTATCGGCGCGCCAAAGGCGCCTACGCAACGAAAAAAAATCGTTGGAGAATGGTCAAACAACATCTTCGCCGTGTTGGAATATACTCTTACGTGGGAAGAAAAGATCGTAAATCTGATTTTAAAACCCTCTGGATCATGCGTATCAATGCCGCCGCACGAGAATTGGGCGGACTGACTTACTCACAAATGATGTATGGGCTAAAAACAGCGAATATTGAAGTGGATAGGAAAATATTGGCAGATATGGCCGTGAATGATCCTCAATCTTTCACGGACCTGGCCAACATCGCAAAAGAAAATCAAAAACTTGCCGCTTAG
- the pgk gene encoding Phosphoglycerate kinase: protein MSSVVEVGIRKKSFTSLTLTNQRVLVRVDFNVPFDKEGRITDDARLRAHLPTIEYLIKKKAKIILIAHLGRPKGQVNLKYSLKPVVQPLSQLLKTQVSFAEDCIGPKAYEGVAKLKAGEVLLLENLRFHAEEESNNPIFGKEMASLADVFVQDAFGAVHRAHASTTQIPAHLPTACGFLLEKELNYLGKLKSSPVRPYLALLGGAKVSDKIGVVEAFVDQVDVLFIGGAMAYTFLKAEGFDVGDSRLEPDLVDFCKEVVEKAKSKNVRIVLPSDHLVVKDIENPAESMITPGVAIESGWKGVDVGPKTIDVLKPLILSAKTIFWNGPAGIFEMAPYAHGTMEMAKTVAQAAKLGATAVVGGGDSVAAVNKAGVANQMTYISTGGGASMEFLEGKDLPGVKVLPEA from the coding sequence ATGTCTTCAGTGGTTGAGGTCGGAATCCGAAAAAAATCATTCACATCATTGACACTCACCAACCAAAGGGTGTTGGTTCGTGTTGATTTTAATGTCCCTTTTGACAAAGAAGGTCGGATCACCGATGATGCCCGCTTACGGGCTCATTTGCCCACCATTGAATACCTCATCAAAAAGAAAGCCAAGATTATTTTGATCGCGCATCTAGGGCGCCCCAAAGGTCAAGTTAATCTCAAGTACAGTCTGAAGCCTGTGGTTCAACCTCTGAGCCAACTTTTAAAAACGCAAGTTTCGTTTGCTGAGGATTGTATTGGTCCCAAAGCCTATGAAGGGGTGGCCAAATTAAAAGCTGGCGAAGTGTTATTACTCGAAAATCTTCGCTTTCATGCTGAAGAAGAAAGCAACAACCCTATTTTCGGAAAAGAAATGGCGAGCTTGGCTGACGTATTTGTTCAGGACGCCTTTGGGGCCGTACATCGGGCTCATGCTTCAACCACCCAGATTCCAGCTCATCTCCCAACGGCCTGTGGTTTCTTGTTGGAAAAAGAACTTAACTATTTAGGAAAGTTAAAGAGTAGTCCGGTTCGCCCTTACTTGGCTCTTTTGGGAGGTGCCAAGGTTTCCGATAAAATTGGTGTGGTGGAAGCTTTTGTGGATCAAGTGGACGTGTTATTTATTGGCGGGGCTATGGCCTACACCTTTCTAAAGGCCGAAGGTTTTGATGTGGGGGATTCACGATTGGAACCCGATCTGGTGGATTTTTGCAAGGAAGTGGTGGAAAAAGCCAAATCTAAAAATGTGCGTATTGTCCTTCCTTCTGATCATCTGGTGGTGAAGGATATTGAAAATCCGGCCGAGTCCATGATAACTCCAGGTGTCGCCATTGAGTCCGGATGGAAAGGGGTTGATGTAGGACCAAAAACAATCGACGTCCTTAAACCCCTTATTTTGTCGGCCAAAACAATTTTCTGGAATGGTCCCGCAGGAATTTTTGAAATGGCACCCTATGCCCATGGAACCATGGAGATGGCTAAAACTGTCGCTCAAGCGGCTAAATTGGGTGCGACAGCCGTGGTCGGAGGCGGAGATTCTGTCGCCGCAGTTAACAAAGCAGGTGTGGCCAATCAGATGACTTATATTTCAACAGGAGGGGGAGCTTCAATGGAATTTTTAGAAGGAAAAGACTTGCCAGGCGTTAAAGTTCTCCCAGAGGCCTAA
- the rpmI gene encoding 50S ribosomal protein L35 yields MPKLKSHSGSKKRFKITARGKVVHKRAGARHLLQGMSASRSRQLRRPDTLTNIQARMIKSLLPYG; encoded by the coding sequence ATGCCAAAACTAAAGTCTCACAGCGGAAGTAAAAAACGTTTTAAAATCACGGCACGCGGAAAAGTTGTCCATAAACGCGCTGGCGCTCGGCATTTGCTTCAAGGTATGTCCGCTAGCCGAAGCCGCCAACTTCGTCGACCCGATACGCTCACCAATATCCAGGCCAGAATGATTAAGTCTCTTTTGCCCTACGGATAA
- the thrS gene encoding Threonine--tRNA ligase has translation MTSQTENKEDYLYKLRHSAAHVLAEAVKDLFPDTKLTIGPPTEDGFYYDFDSTHRFVPEDLEAIEKKMRFNLRSNNKFLGEEISRENARKYWAEKNEKYKVEIIDDLPPDAKITLYKHGKFTDLCKGNHLEDTKDIKYFKLTKIAGAYWRGDEKREQLQRIYGTIWPSEQELKDYLHQQEEAKKRDHRELGPRLGLFSIHPDEVGSGLVLWHPKGAFVRHLIEDYLKALHLKSGYQLAVSPHVGLSNLWQTSGHLSFYKENMFQEMKVENQSYYVKPMTCPFHITIYKTDLHSYRELPIRLYEHGTVYRYERSGVLHGLLRVRGFTQDDSHLFCRFDQLQEEIRKVLMLARQILQDFGFNNYEVKLSTRPDKYVGQAKIWDQAESFLSAALKDAGFNYDVDPGEGTFYGPKIDLKIKDSLGRKWQCSTVQLDFNLPERFQATYRNEEGKETPVVMVHRAILGSIERFFGILVEHYAGAFPLWLAPVQVAVLPISDKQLNYAKEVTEQMTAAGFRTELHGENEKVGAKIRKATLEKIPYMVVVGDKEVEAHTIAVRTRVGKDLGTINPKIFLAQLAEEVAKKRSLNEEIPN, from the coding sequence ATGACATCACAAACAGAAAACAAAGAAGACTATCTCTATAAACTCCGGCACTCAGCCGCGCATGTTCTGGCTGAGGCGGTGAAGGATCTTTTCCCAGACACCAAGCTCACCATCGGCCCCCCGACTGAAGATGGGTTCTATTATGATTTCGATAGCACGCATCGTTTTGTCCCGGAAGATCTTGAGGCAATTGAAAAAAAGATGCGTTTTAATCTTCGTTCCAACAACAAGTTCCTTGGAGAAGAGATTTCCAGGGAGAACGCTCGGAAATATTGGGCCGAGAAAAATGAAAAATATAAAGTTGAAATCATTGATGATTTGCCTCCCGATGCAAAAATTACTCTCTATAAACATGGGAAGTTCACTGATCTTTGTAAGGGAAATCATCTTGAAGACACCAAAGACATTAAATATTTCAAGCTGACGAAAATTGCTGGCGCCTATTGGCGAGGTGATGAAAAGCGTGAACAACTCCAAAGAATTTATGGGACCATTTGGCCCTCCGAGCAGGAACTTAAAGACTATCTCCATCAACAAGAAGAAGCCAAAAAACGCGATCACCGCGAATTGGGGCCTCGCTTGGGGCTATTTTCTATTCATCCTGATGAAGTGGGAAGTGGGTTGGTCTTGTGGCATCCCAAAGGGGCGTTTGTTCGCCATTTGATTGAGGATTACCTGAAGGCACTTCATCTTAAGAGTGGATACCAATTGGCCGTTTCACCCCATGTAGGCTTGTCAAATTTATGGCAGACCAGCGGGCATTTAAGTTTTTATAAAGAAAACATGTTTCAGGAAATGAAGGTTGAAAATCAATCTTATTACGTTAAACCGATGACTTGCCCTTTTCATATCACCATTTATAAGACGGACCTTCACAGTTACCGTGAGCTTCCCATTCGTCTCTATGAACATGGAACCGTTTATCGTTATGAAAGAAGCGGAGTACTTCATGGTTTGTTGCGAGTCCGCGGATTTACTCAGGATGACTCACATTTATTCTGTCGTTTTGATCAACTTCAAGAAGAAATTAGAAAAGTTCTTATGTTGGCGCGCCAAATTCTGCAGGATTTTGGATTCAACAATTATGAAGTAAAACTTTCCACGCGACCGGATAAATATGTTGGCCAAGCCAAAATATGGGACCAAGCGGAATCTTTCCTTTCCGCGGCCCTGAAAGATGCCGGATTTAACTATGACGTAGATCCTGGGGAGGGAACTTTCTATGGTCCCAAAATCGACCTCAAAATTAAAGATTCTTTGGGACGGAAATGGCAATGTTCCACTGTTCAATTGGATTTTAATTTACCGGAACGGTTTCAAGCCACCTATCGCAATGAAGAAGGGAAAGAAACACCTGTGGTGATGGTCCATCGTGCGATATTGGGATCCATTGAGCGATTTTTTGGAATCTTGGTTGAACATTATGCAGGAGCTTTCCCTCTGTGGTTGGCCCCAGTTCAGGTTGCCGTTCTTCCCATTTCAGACAAGCAATTGAACTATGCCAAAGAAGTAACAGAACAAATGACGGCCGCGGGTTTTAGGACGGAATTACACGGCGAAAATGAAAAGGTTGGCGCGAAGATTAGAAAAGCCACTCTCGAAAAAATCCCCTACATGGTCGTGGTAGGCGACAAGGAAGTGGAAGCCCACACTATTGCGGTCCGAACCAGGGTCGGAAAAGACTTGGGGACTATCAATCCCAAGATCTTCTTGGCTCAATTGGCGGAAGAAGTTGCCAAAAAACGGTCTCTCAACGAAGAAATCCCAAATTGA